The following are encoded in a window of Etheostoma cragini isolate CJK2018 chromosome 7, CSU_Ecrag_1.0, whole genome shotgun sequence genomic DNA:
- the ren gene encoding renin, with translation MAPLMNYWMCLAVLSSTVAASHALRRISLKKMPSIRETLREMSVLPEQIMTELAQKSTDNHKNGTVPTPLTNYLDTQYFGEISIGSPAQMFNVVFDTGSANLWVPSQSCSPFSTACYTHNRYDASKSRTYVENGTGFSIQYASGNVRGFLSEDVVVVGGIPVVQVFAEATSLSAMPFIFAKFDGVLGMGYPNVAIDGITPVFDRIMSQHVLKEQVFSVYYSRDPKHSPGGELVLGGTDPNYYTGNFNYMDTRETGKWEVTMKGVSVGMEMMFCAEGCTAVIDTGSSYITGPASSVSILMQAIGAQLDESGYKVNCDTVKSLPSVTFHLGGQEYSLTQEDYILWQSHIKGDVCTVTFRGLDVPPPTGPIWILGANFIARYYTEFDRRNNRIGFATAV, from the exons AATCTCTTTGAAGAAAATGCCGTCTATCAGAGAGACGCTGAGGGAGATGAGCGTTTTGCCAGAGCAGATCATGACTGAGTTGGCCCAGAAGAGCACAGACAACCATAAAAATGGGACAGTTCCCACACCTCTCACCAACTACTTGGAT ACTCAGTACTTTGGGGAAATCAGCATTGGCTCTCCGGCCCAGATGTTCAACGTGGTGTTTGACACAGGCTCAGCCAATCTGTGGGTGCCCTCGCAGAGCTGCTCACCTTTCTCCACTGCCTGTT ACACCCACAACAGGTACGATGCCTCCAAATCTCGGACTTACGTTGAGAACGGAACCGGATTTTCTATCCAGTATGCCTCTGGAAATGTCAGGGGTTTTCTCAGCGAGGATGTGGTCGTG GTGGGTGGTATCCCTGTGGTGCAGGTGTTTGCTGAAGCAACCTCTCTGTCTGCCATGCCCTTCATCTTTGCCAAGTttgatggtgttcttgggatgggtTACCCAAATGTGGCCATCGATGGCATCACTCCTGTGTTTGACCGCATCATGTCTCAGCATGTCCTCAAGGAACAGGTGTTCTCTGTCTACTACAGCAG ggaCCCAAAACACTCCCCAGGTGGAGAGCTGGTCCTTGGTGGCACAGACCCAAACTACTACACTGGAAACTTTAATTACATGGACACCAGAGAGACGGGCAAATGGGAAGTTACCATGAAAGG TGTTTCTGTAGGGATGGAAATGATGTTTTGTGCAGAGGGCTGCACAGCTGTGATTGACACTGGCTCCTCTTACATCACTGGCCCAGCCTCCTCTGTGTCCATTCTGATGCAAGCCATCGGAGCACAGCTGGATGAAAGTGGA TACAAAGTCAACTGTGACACTGTCAAGTCGTTGCCTAGTGTGACTTTCCACCTGGGTGGCCAGGAGTACTCGCTCACTCAGGAGGATTACATTTTATGG CAATCACATATCAAAGGAGACGTCTGCACTGTCACCTTCAGGGGCTTGGATGTGCCGCCCCCTACAGGTCCCATCTGGATTTTGGGAGCCAACTTCATTGCCCGCTACTACACAGAGTTTGACCGTCGCAATAATCGGATAGGGTTTGCTACAGCAGTCTGA
- the csf1b gene encoding macrophage colony-stimulating factor 1b isoform X2 gives MTILVSTLIQSKAKVKCLCVLVFLSFPLTMAEVPGPCRHSITREHLLTVRHLMDNQLRSGCSITYTFIEPRSLSKCCFVKAALPWILELLTTHFKYSRGSVNDGYVQSLRALILNIYSQKCVPQINEEIEDKPESFEMLYRGSTSEALQRASEVLSVYWELVTTSDTPVDWRCQQEYTEIFGSTTELYTESTTEHFTDSHGRNSVKALQRRPVRDLYKLGFIIVSICGGLLFVLTLYCLITQKKIHNPHRSRSYTNFRRNLQDIEMEPQ, from the exons ATGACCATCCTTGTGTCAACCCTGATTCAGAGCAAAGCTAAG gtaaagtgtctgtgtgtacttgtgttcCTGAGCTTCCCTCTGACTATGGCTGAAGTCCCTGGTCCATGCAGACATTCGATCACGAGGGAGCACCTGCTGACAGTCCGGCATCTG ATGGATAACCAGTTGAGAAGTGGGTGCTCGATAACCTACACATTCATAGAACCGAGAAGTTTG AGCAAATGTTGCTTTGTGAAAGCTGCTTTACCCTGGATCCTGGAGCTCCTTACCACTCACTTCAAATACAGTCGAGGTTCAGTCAATGATGGCTATGTTCAGTCCCTGAGAGCACTTATCCTCAACATCTACTCTCAGAAATGTGTGCCTCAGATCAATGAAGAGATTGAG GACAAGCCAGAGAGTTTTGAGATGCTCTACAGAGGGTCTACTTCAGAGGCCCTGCAGAGGGCTTCAGAGGTGCTGTCCGTTTACTGGGAGCTGGTGACGACGAGCGACACACCAGTAGACTGGAGATGCCAGCAGGAATACACAGAAATCTTTGGCTCTACCACCGAGCTATACACAGAGTCAACCACAGAACATTTTACAG ACAGTCATGGTAGGAACTCTGTGAAGGCTTTGCAGAGAAGACCAGTCAGAGACCTGTACAAGCTTGGCTTCATCATTGTCTCTATCTGCGGAGGGCTGCTGTTCGTACTCACTCTCTACTGTCTCATCACACAAAAG AAAATTCACAACCCCCACAGATCAAGATCATATACAAACTTCAG
- the csf1b gene encoding macrophage colony-stimulating factor 1b isoform X1 — translation MTILVSTLIQSKAKLQVKCLCVLVFLSFPLTMAEVPGPCRHSITREHLLTVRHLMDNQLRSGCSITYTFIEPRSLSKCCFVKAALPWILELLTTHFKYSRGSVNDGYVQSLRALILNIYSQKCVPQINEEIEDKPESFEMLYRGSTSEALQRASEVLSVYWELVTTSDTPVDWRCQQEYTEIFGSTTELYTESTTEHFTDSHGRNSVKALQRRPVRDLYKLGFIIVSICGGLLFVLTLYCLITQKKIHNPHRSRSYTNFRRNLQDIEMEPQ, via the exons ATGACCATCCTTGTGTCAACCCTGATTCAGAGCAAAGCTAAG TTGCAGgtaaagtgtctgtgtgtacttgtgttcCTGAGCTTCCCTCTGACTATGGCTGAAGTCCCTGGTCCATGCAGACATTCGATCACGAGGGAGCACCTGCTGACAGTCCGGCATCTG ATGGATAACCAGTTGAGAAGTGGGTGCTCGATAACCTACACATTCATAGAACCGAGAAGTTTG AGCAAATGTTGCTTTGTGAAAGCTGCTTTACCCTGGATCCTGGAGCTCCTTACCACTCACTTCAAATACAGTCGAGGTTCAGTCAATGATGGCTATGTTCAGTCCCTGAGAGCACTTATCCTCAACATCTACTCTCAGAAATGTGTGCCTCAGATCAATGAAGAGATTGAG GACAAGCCAGAGAGTTTTGAGATGCTCTACAGAGGGTCTACTTCAGAGGCCCTGCAGAGGGCTTCAGAGGTGCTGTCCGTTTACTGGGAGCTGGTGACGACGAGCGACACACCAGTAGACTGGAGATGCCAGCAGGAATACACAGAAATCTTTGGCTCTACCACCGAGCTATACACAGAGTCAACCACAGAACATTTTACAG ACAGTCATGGTAGGAACTCTGTGAAGGCTTTGCAGAGAAGACCAGTCAGAGACCTGTACAAGCTTGGCTTCATCATTGTCTCTATCTGCGGAGGGCTGCTGTTCGTACTCACTCTCTACTGTCTCATCACACAAAAG AAAATTCACAACCCCCACAGATCAAGATCATATACAAACTTCAG
- the csf1b gene encoding macrophage colony-stimulating factor 1b isoform X3 produces MAEVPGPCRHSITREHLLTVRHLMDNQLRSGCSITYTFIEPRSLSKCCFVKAALPWILELLTTHFKYSRGSVNDGYVQSLRALILNIYSQKCVPQINEEIEDKPESFEMLYRGSTSEALQRASEVLSVYWELVTTSDTPVDWRCQQEYTEIFGSTTELYTESTTEHFTDSHGRNSVKALQRRPVRDLYKLGFIIVSICGGLLFVLTLYCLITQKKIHNPHRSRSYTNFRRNLQDIEMEPQ; encoded by the exons ATGGCTGAAGTCCCTGGTCCATGCAGACATTCGATCACGAGGGAGCACCTGCTGACAGTCCGGCATCTG ATGGATAACCAGTTGAGAAGTGGGTGCTCGATAACCTACACATTCATAGAACCGAGAAGTTTG AGCAAATGTTGCTTTGTGAAAGCTGCTTTACCCTGGATCCTGGAGCTCCTTACCACTCACTTCAAATACAGTCGAGGTTCAGTCAATGATGGCTATGTTCAGTCCCTGAGAGCACTTATCCTCAACATCTACTCTCAGAAATGTGTGCCTCAGATCAATGAAGAGATTGAG GACAAGCCAGAGAGTTTTGAGATGCTCTACAGAGGGTCTACTTCAGAGGCCCTGCAGAGGGCTTCAGAGGTGCTGTCCGTTTACTGGGAGCTGGTGACGACGAGCGACACACCAGTAGACTGGAGATGCCAGCAGGAATACACAGAAATCTTTGGCTCTACCACCGAGCTATACACAGAGTCAACCACAGAACATTTTACAG ACAGTCATGGTAGGAACTCTGTGAAGGCTTTGCAGAGAAGACCAGTCAGAGACCTGTACAAGCTTGGCTTCATCATTGTCTCTATCTGCGGAGGGCTGCTGTTCGTACTCACTCTCTACTGTCTCATCACACAAAAG AAAATTCACAACCCCCACAGATCAAGATCATATACAAACTTCAG